The following coding sequences are from one Ammospiza nelsoni isolate bAmmNel1 chromosome 5, bAmmNel1.pri, whole genome shotgun sequence window:
- the EFCAB10 gene encoding EF-hand calcium-binding domain-containing protein 10 gives MAAGEEESREYLRRHRLPELLHRLGALLLFHRPERPREFLIQVLERVKAGRRAEGEYPFLMDEANVEAMFGLLDVLGQGSIRPAQYREALKTLGLSTEDLELEDDVEITLDEFKEGMKKKMLESWSVY, from the exons ATGGCGGcgggggaggaggagagccGCGAGTACCTGCGGCGGCACCGGCTGCCCGAGCTGCTGCACCGCCTCGGAGCGCTGCTGCTCTTCCACCGGCCCG AGCGGCCACGAGAGTTCCTGATCCAGGTGCTGGAGCGGGTGAAGGCTGGCAGGCGAGCCGAGGGCGAGTACCCGTTCCTCATGGACGAGGCCAACGTGGAGGCCATGTTCGGCCTGCTGGATgtcctgggccagggctccatCCGGCCCGCGCAGTACAGGGAAG CCCTTAAAACTTTGGGCCTGAGCACTGAGGATTTGGAGCTAGAAGACGATGTGGAGATCACACTGGATGAATTCAAGGAAGGAAT GAAGAAAAAGATGCTGGAGAGCTGGTCTGTGTATTAG